In a genomic window of Apteryx mantelli isolate bAptMan1 chromosome 2, bAptMan1.hap1, whole genome shotgun sequence:
- the NUDCD1 gene encoding LOW QUALITY PROTEIN: nudC domain-containing protein 1 (The sequence of the model RefSeq protein was modified relative to this genomic sequence to represent the inferred CDS: inserted 1 base in 1 codon) gives MEAAAHCSLKAKRLLLDPKFEGYKLSLEPLACYQLGLDAAVAEVKLRDDQYTLDHMRAFGMYNYLHLDSWYQDNVYYIDQFGRVMNVSVTLDAALQKPREVFRLPTDLAAYDNRLCASIYFSSSTWVTLSDGTGRLYLIKSGKRGNSASEKWEIVFNEELGSPFTITHSVSFVKSDIHSVAVLLLRVEKDELDTKGSGFHISLEWVTIAETSEEGDHRYEIXQRRILQGKSVPHYVAIEPSGDGLMILSYKPFKFMQDEEDKLEENDDEKVTNKKKDPLYYWQQTEDDLTVTVHIPQDIIKDDIKVQFSPDNICVTLKDQPPLMEGRLYSSVDYESCTWIIRENKSLEISLIKKSEGPQWPELIVGDTRGEFIMESSQRSAVAECLMHLTSEVMNPNPDKENPPCNAQELEECDAFLEDSASLCRFDGDTLKITHVINLGSNQYLFSVVVDPKEMPCFCLRHDVDALLWQPHSDQPQNMWEHIATFNALGYVQASKQDKKFMACAPNYSYAALCECLRRVFIYRQPTPLSTVLYNRKEGRQVGQVAKQLVATLEANDPILGFQATNERLFVLTTKTLFLIKVNTGN, from the exons ctgttGCAGAAGTCAAACTTCGTGATGATCAATATACCCTCGACCACATGCGTGCTTTTGGCATGTATAATTATCTTCACCTGGATTCCTGGTACCAGGATAATGTCTACTACATTGACCAATTTGGAAGGGTTATGAATGTGTCAGTGACTCTG GATGCTGCTCTGCAAAAACCAAGAGAAGTTTTCaggctacctacagacttggcaGCTTATGATAATCGCCTTTGTGCTTCAATATATTTCTCATCTTCCACTTGGGTGACCCTTTCTGATGGAACAGGACGACTGTATTTAATTAAATCAGGCAAACGTGGAAACAGTGCATCTGAAAAGTGGGAG ATTGTGTTTAATGAAGAACTAGGCAGTCCATTTACTATAACACACAGTGTTTCATTTGTAAAATCTGATATACATTCAGTAGCTGTGCTGTTGCTTAGAGTAGAAAAAGATGAACTGGACACAAAAGGAAGTGGATTTCATATATCCTTGGAATGGGTTACAATTGCAGAGACAAGCGAAGAGG GTGATCATAGATATGAGA TTCAAAGGAGAATTTTGCAAGGAAAATCAGTCCCTCATTATGTAGCAATTGAACCAAGTGGAGATGGTTTAATGATTCTCTCCTACAAACCATTCAAATTTATGCAAGATGAAGAAGACAAGTTAGAAGAAAATGATGATGAAAAagtaacaaataaaaagaaag ACCCTCTCTATTACTGGCAACAGACTGAAGATGACTTGACAGTAACAGTTCATATTCCTCAAGATATCATTAAGGATGACATAAAAGTACAGTTTTCCCCTGACAACATATGTGTTACACTGAAAGACCAGCCTCCTTTGATGGAAGGAAGACTCTACTCATCTGTGGACTATGAAAGCTGCACATGGATAATTAGAGAGAACAAAAG CTTGGAAATTTCTCTAATTAAGAAAAGTGAGGGACCCCAGTGGCCAGAACTAATAGTTGGTGACACAAGAGGGGAATTCATTATGGAATCTTCCCAACGCTCTGCAGTAGCTGAATGCCTGATGCATCTTACCTCTGAAGTAATG AATCCAAACCCAGACAAGGAAAACCCACCTTGTAATGCACAAGAATTAGAAGAGTGTGATGCCTTCCTTGAAGACAGTGCAAGTTTGTGCAGATTTGATGGTGATACCTTGAAAATTACTCATGTA attaaTCTTGGAAGCAACCAGTATCTTTTCTCAGTTGTTGTGGATCCTAAAGAAATGCCTTGCTTCTGTCTGAGGCATGATGTTGACGCTCTCCTCTGGCAGCCCCACTCTGACCAACCACAGAACATGTGGGAACACATTGCAACTTTTAATGCTTTAG GTTATGTCCAAGCATCAAAGCAAGACAAGAAGTTCATGGCTTGTGCCCCAAATTATTCCTATGCTGCTCTTTGCGAGTGCTTGCGGCGAGTTTTCATCTATCGCCAGCCGACTCCTCTGTCCACGGTTCTCTACAACAGGAAGGAGGGAAGACAAGTGGGGCAGGTTGCTAAGCAGCTAGTAGCGACCCTGGAAGCCAATGATCCTATCTTAGGCTTTCAGGCTACAAATGAGAGATTATTTGTTCTCACAACAAAAaccttgtttttaataaaagtaaacACTGGAAATTAA